One window of Camelina sativa cultivar DH55 chromosome 4, Cs, whole genome shotgun sequence genomic DNA carries:
- the LOC104783516 gene encoding MDIS1-interacting receptor like kinase 1-like has product MESSDEESPVVESTTSSSELARLVKSGFRFSLNEIGTRRLEREIGDYNFGKGDFSGDFSPISLKNLYYLDASDNRISGRIPSTLPESLVQISMRNNFIRGTIPQSFKLLSSLQVIDLAHNKLSGSIPSFIFTHQSLQQLTLSFNGFTSLDSPYYSPLSLPSELTSIDLNNNRIQGVLPLFLGLSPKLSALSLENNNFFGMIPTQYVLKTVSSGSEFARFQRLLRGHPIIPDRHYSTGSFDGSEAWLSELAAHRKLLLVVSGDFVLLPRGRAEVS; this is encoded by the exons ATGGAGAGTTCCGACGAAGAATCACCGGTGGTGGAATCAACGACGTCGAGCAGCGAGCTCGCTCGATT GGTAAAATCGGGTTTTCGTTTTAGCTTAAATGAAATAGGGACACGAAGACTAGAGAGGGAGATAGGAGATTATAATTTTGGTAAAGGGGACTTTTCGGGTGATTTCTCCCCGATCTCACTCAAAAACCTCTATTACCTCGACGCTAGCGATAACCGGATCTCGGGTCGGATCCCATCAACGTTACCGGAGTCTCTAGTCCAAATCTCGATGCGAAACAACTTCATCCGAGGAACCATCcctcaaagcttcaaacttttaAGCTCTCTCCAAGTGATTGATCTTGCCCACAACAAACTCAGCGGCTCAATCCCATCTTTCATCTTCACTCATCAGTCTCTACAGCAGCTAACACTCTCCTTCAATGGCTTCACTTCTTTAGACTCACCTTACTATTCCCCCTTGAGTCTCCCCAGCGAGCTTACATCAATCGATCTCAACAACAACCGGATCCAAGGCGTGTTACCTCTGTTCTTGGGTTTATCACCAAAGCTCTCAGCTTTGTCCTTAGAGAACAACAACTTCTTTGGTATGATTCCGACACAATACGTCTTGAAAACCGTATCGTCCGGATCCGAATTcgcccggtttcagagactctTGCGAG GGCACCCAATTATACCGGACCGGCACTACAGTACTGGGTCCTTTGATGGCTCTGAAGCCTGGCTCAGCGAACTTGCAGCTCACCGGAAACTGCTTCTCGTGGTGTCCGGCGACTTTGTTCTTCTGCCAAGGGGAAGAGCAGAGGTCTCCTAA
- the LOC109132436 gene encoding probable LRR receptor-like serine/threonine-protein kinase At2g23950 — protein sequence MSQKPKHLSLVMSSLLILLATLLLSSSAESKTFWGDVKALKDLKNSVDAKSMSPGSCLSTWDFSLDPCDNVFSDTFTCGLRCVSGRVTELSFDQAGYSGSLSSFSFNLPYLHTLDLTGNYFSGPLPDSLSNLTRLDLTATSTHVGSEELQKNEEDEELEDERVSLTPVVDGDGDEVERSDKKIEQFIGKLV from the exons atGTCTCAGAAACCAAAGCATCTCTCTTTAGTTATGTCTTCACTTCTAATTCTTTTAGCCACTTTATTATTATCTTCGTCAGCAGAGTCCAAAACCTTCTGGGGTGATGTGAAAGCTCTCAAAGACTTGAAAAACTCAGTAGATGCCAAATCCATGAGTCCAGGCTCTTGTCTGAGTACCTGGGACTTCTCCCTCGATCCCTGCGACAATGTCTTCAGCGACACATTCACTTGCGGGCTCCGCTGCGTATCGGGTCGGGTCACTGAGCTCAGTTTTGACCAGGCCGGTTACTCCGGCTccctctcttccttctccttcaacCTCCCTTATCTCCACACCCTCGATCTCACCGGCAACTACTTCTCCGGTCCACTCCCCGACTCACTCTCCAATCTCACCC GTTTGGATTTGACGGCCACCTCCACACATGTTGGGTCGGAGGAACTCcaaaagaatgaagaagatgaggagctTGAAGATGAGAGGGTGTCTCTCACTCCGGTTGTTGATGGAGATGGTGACGAAGTCGAAAGAAGtgataaaaaaatagaacagTTTATTGGAAAACTCGTATAA